CCCGAGCCCGCGGGCAGTGGTGCTCTCGTGGGCTCGTGGCGTGGCGGCTGAACCAGCAGGAAGCTCGAGGATGATGGAGCGGAATGAAGCGGGTGCGTTGAGCGAACACCAACAACCTAACGCAGTGGTAGTAGTTGATGGTGTGCGATGCGCTATATGTGGTGGTGTGTCGACCGGGTTGGCGAAGGGAAGGCGAGATCGAGAACGTAACGCTACGCTAGCTGGCTCTGTTCAACGAGTCCATGTCTGCGTCTCGCATTCGCTTGCGTGCCTCAAGTTGGAGACTTGGTAGGAGTAGGACCACAGCAAGCCATCGTCGTCTTTCAattaaaaaggaagaagaagtagGAGATTAATTAAATGAAGTGTGCGCGCTGATACTGATGTGCACATAAAGATGACCGTACGTCCATGCCCATGCGTTGAGATGCGTACAGTACCTTCCATGAAGCTAGCCAGCTCGAGAATGGCGGCAGGCACACCGTGGAAGGAACCTTATTGGTGGAGCTGGAGCCAGCAATGAGATGTGGTTACGTGGAAGCGTATCCTACACACATTCAAGAATGTTATGCTACAGTATGCAGCAGTGTTTCTGTTGAATCACACATCACGTGTTGAATCACACATCACGAGTAGTCCATTCACGAGACGTAGGAAGAGGATGTAAGGGGTTTTCTGCTAACGTTAAGcacctgttacatcggatgtttgatactaattaggagtactaaatatagtcTATTACAatactaattgcacagatggagtctaattcgcgagacgattctattaagcctaattagttcatgatttgacaatgtagtgctacagtaacaatttactaatgatgtattaattagctttaatagattcatctcgcgaattagactccatctgtgcaattaattttgtaattagctcatgtttggttcttctaattagcatccgaacattcgatgtgaccctgctaaagtttgcacctcgtatccaaacaccccctaagtcatTCCAACTAAGAGCCAaactttgaccaaaattatTGAGAGTATCTCTATGCtaccaaatagatatactatggaaatatatttaatgaaaaaattattttacTTATTTGATATCACAAAATGTCAGTagtttattgtataaatttgatcaaacttgagatattttAACTCTCGAAGAAAGTTAGAGTaacttgtaatttggaacggagggagcacgCACGAGTGCGAAGCAGACGAGCTAGCTGACGCGCGAACACCGGGCTGATCGACCGAGACCGTTGGCCAACTTGCCCGTATCGATCTGCCTCTCGGCGTTGCAAGCGAGGGCGAGATCATCAGCGGCAACGGGCCGGGGGAACATCACCAGCAGAGTGGAGCAGCGTGCTCGTCGGCTCGAAACTAAGAACATCAACGGAGACCGAGTCAAACACATACACGGTCGCCCAAAATTTAACCGTGCCAACGTGCCGTCGTCGGTGCAGGCTGCAGTGCAGCGGCGCGTCCTGCAAACCGTCCAAACACACCTTGTCGCCGAGCCCCGGCCGGCGTCTCGAAGACCGGGGGAAAAGGCTCCCTCTTCTCCAGGCCGTAACAGCCCATCCCGTGCAGGGCTGCGCCGCACTTGCATGGCTTGGAAACTGCCGGACACGgccaggccgccgccgtggcgtccGGAATCATCACTGCTCTCTGCCTGTTCTTTTCCAGCACTTGGGTTTTCCTTCCCACCTCACTCCCTACTGTCACGCCGGCTCACAGTACGTCACGATCAGGCGAGGCCTTTATACGCACTTGGCGTGGAGAGGTGATTCAGTTCAAGCTCCTGCAGACCATCTCCAGTTGTCACTCGGGTTAAGCAGTCGTGCGGTgtgccatggcggcggcggcgtcggcgtccggcCGGGCTCGTGTCGCCTGCGGGCTCCTtgtgttcttgcttgttctggGTGTCGCGGCCGCCGTTGATCGTCCCAACCAGGAGGAGGTACTTACTGCTCTGACAGCCTCTTTTATTCAGTCACGGACGGGGTACTAAAGTATCTGCGAATCCCTTTGCCTGTGAAGTTGATCTCTACTCTATACATAACTCGAGCATTTTAGCAGGTCTGGACGCTCGAGTGTTTGACGGGGCAAAAATACACGATTGGTTGGCAAAAAGAAATCGTGTATttagggccagtttggcaggactccggctccggctccgtgcgcttaccaaagcacggaggagccggagccgcaccaaacggcattgaccgcggagccattttttggcatatttgggaggagccggagccgttttaggcCTGCATGGAGAAGCCCAAAAAAGTggctccgcggctccggctccggctccgcacgaggagcccctcgcgaggagccctgccaaaggagCCCTTAAGAACCATGTAGCACTCGAATTTACAGCCATTTTGGCATTTTCCGTAAAATACCAAAATTGTTGGGAAGGTACTAAAACCTTGAAGATGCAAAGAAAAAGGATAGCATAGGCAAATTCATACGCAAAATCTTGACACTTACACACAAATTCCAAATAATTTACACCACAAGTAGCACTGTCAACTTAAAGCAATGCACTGTAAGAAAAATTAATAACTACTTAACCAGATACATATGGATAGAATTTCAATCAAATAATCAATTGGAAATAGTACCAATTCCCTTCTGGAACTATTGCTACGCATAAGTATGTAATTGCAAATGGAACTAGAAGGTTTTATTTTCTGTCAAATATGCAAATTAACCAAAGCTAACTCTATCTAAATCTGATAGAACAAATTAACCAACGAAGCTAGCAAATCAACAAATGTGTATCTCAAAATAGGTAAAGCTAAATATAGTCTACGCCTTTCTACACAAACACTTGTAGAGGCTGACAGGGGAACAGAATAATGTTTAGGCACTTCACAAATCGAATAAACCAGATGTGCACTAACTTCTCGAGCTATGGTTCTCAATGAAACTCTCCTGCCCGATTCATTTCTAAAGAAAATGGTTCTCGATGAAATAATTCATATCCACAAGCAACAAAAGAAGGGAATTAGAAagaaaagtgaaaaaaatagaagaattTGTGGCCAGAAGCGAATCCAAAATATCATACGTGTGCTAACCTTGGACGATAGTTCGAAATGAAAGGATTCAAATCCACAACCAAATACAGAAGAGCATCAGAGAGGGAATGGGTAATCGAAGAACCCTAGAGCAGCCAACTAATACAATGAACCAGATGCACACTTCGCCCGACAGATCATAGCAAAACGAGTGGAATCCACAAGGGAAAATGGAAGTGAAACAGTGGGGAAAAGATGAAATGGCAGGGGAAAGGTGAAATCGAAGAACCCCAGAGCAGCTAACAAATAAAATGAACCAGATGCGCATTTCGCCCGACAGTTGACAGCAAAACGAGTCAAATCCACAAGGGAAAACGGAATTGAATCCGAGGGGAAAGGGGAAATCGAAGAACCCTAGAGCAACCAACAAATCAAATGAACCAAATCCACAAGGGGAAACAGAAGTGAAACATAGGGGAAAAGGGAAATGAGAGATCCGTAAATTCCCTCACAGGCTTCTGACTGATGATGTGTGCAGGTGTCGTGGAGTCCTGCTCCCGCACCGTCCCCCATGAATCCGATCAGTGAGTCCTCTTTATCCCTACCTAATCAACTGCTGTTCCTCTTTTACTTCCCGTAAACGAGAACGATTAAGAGTTTGCATGATTGCATTACTACTGACCACTGAGTACACAGTACCGTACTTTGGATTCACAAATTTCTGTTATCTCTTCAGTACGGTAGTAGATCACCATTTTTCCTTGACACAAATACTATTGTACTACTCTGATTTGGCTGGCTGACATGGATATATCTCTGTCATCTTCAGACTGCGGGAGCGCGTGCGAGTacatgcgcgcgcgcgcgcgagacAGTGGCCGAGAGAACCGGATCCGAGACGAACTCCTCCCTCCTGTTAACCGCAACCCCCGGCATAGGTGTGTCTGACCGAAGGACCCCTGCCCCGGCGAAACCGCTTGAAGGGAACTCGAGACGACCATGCGTCCCCACTGACACGCGGGCCCCATCACTCTAACCCCCCCTCGATCGCACACACAGCCACACGTACGTACGGCACGGGAGAGGAGCGAACCGTCGACGTCGACGGGAGAGAAGAGAACCGCCGCGGCGCGAGCGACCGATCGACTCTCCagcgcgcgggcggccgggcggcgatggcgaggagaagggaggaggtGGACGACGATGAGGACGAGGCGTCGGAGTCGGTGGAGCGGGTGTTCGAGGGGCGGGTGGTGCCCGGGTGGCGGGAGCAGCTGACGGTGCGGGCGCTGGCGGTGAGCGCGCTCCTCGGCGCCATGTTCAGCGTCATCGTCATGAAGCTCAACCTCACCACGGGGATCATCCCCTCGCTCAACGTCTCCGCGGGCCTCCtcggcttcttcctcctcagctCGTGGACCAAGCTGCTCGACAAGGCCGGCGTCGCCAGCGTCCGCCCCTTCACGCGACAGGAGAACACCGTCGTGCAGACGTGCGTCGTCGCCTGCTCCGGCATCGCGTTCAGCGGTAATGAGCACTTGCGTCGTCGATTGCGTTTTGGCTTATCATCAACCCGTTCCATTGCGAATGATCGCTATCCGATCACGATGAAGATGGCAAAACTGCATCGCGTGTCTCTTCGTTTGGGCTCTCTGCATTTCATCGTGGGCCGTACGTAGCAGGTTTTCTGGACCTTCTGTTCTTCTTTCAGGCCTGGTTAGGTTTGGATGTTCGTCTTCAACAATTtaactgcattcttttttttctaaaaaaaatgcattttcataCATATCGATTTGAAACTGGAGGGTAGGGATTTTCCACGCTCAACTAAAAATTAACAAagtccaaggaaaaaaaatggtcCAAAAATGGAGATTTGGGAATGCAATGGAACCCTGCAGTTCCTTTTCGGTATCGACAGCAGCTTTCTCTGTTCGGCGTCAGAGATTTCAGTCCCTTCCTCTCGAATGGATTGCTTCGCTGATCTGCCTATTCTGCAGGTGGGTTTGGAAGTTACATGTTCGGGATGAGCGAGAGGATCAGCGAGCAGTCGGGGGAAACCTTGGACGAGCACAACATCAAGAACCCCGCCTTGGGCTGGATGATCGGCTTCCTCTTCATCGTCAGCTTCCTCGGCCTCTTCTCTGTGGTGCCCCTGAGGAAGGTACACACATTCATTATTAAACTATGATTGACACTCCAATTTGTCCAGTCCAGCATGGTTAGTTTGATGATGGTGTTGTTCGTTGTGTTCAGATAATGATCATCGATTACAAGCTCATCTACCCGAGTGGCACTGCCACTGCCCACCTCATCAACAGCTTCCACACTCCCCAGGGCGCCAAGCTTGCCAAGTACACTGACTACTCTCTGATGCAGAGACTGTATCTATCTCTGTTTCTGGTAACTGTTCTCATAACCTGAAATGCATGTGTCTGAACTGATTGCTGCAGGAGGCAGGTCAGGACGCTGGGGAAATTCTTTGCCGGCAGCTTCACTTGGGGCTTCTTCCAGTGGTTCTACACCGCCGGCGAGGGCTGCGGCTTCATGTCCTTCCCGACGCTGGGCCTCGAGGCCTACAGACAGAagtaagcaagtgtcacatttcGCAACTGAATTCTCGGTGCTTCAGTCAGCATGGATGGTACCGACTCTGCAGATGCTGTTCGATGCTTATCGCAGGTTCTTCTTCGACTTCTCGGCGACGTACGTCGGCGTCGGGATGATCTGCCCTTACATCGTTAACGTCTCCGTCCTCCTGGGAGGAGTCGTGTCATGGGGCATCATGTGGCCTCTCATCGAGCAGAAGAAGGGCGACTGGTACCCCGCCGACCTCAAACCCAGCAGCCTCCGCGGCATCGTCGGCTACCGGGTGCGTTCATCGATTTCTTCACTGATCACTTAATGAATTCGTTCCTAATCAAGTAATCATGCAGGTGTTCGTCTCCATCGCGCTGATTCTTGGCGACGGCCTCTACAACTTCCTCAAGGTTATGACCAAGACGGTGAGCGCGCTGGTGGTGCAGGTGCGCGGGATGATGTCGGAGCCGACGCTCCCGatctcgggcggcggcgacgcgagtTTCCCGACGCCGGAGGAGACGTTCGACGACAAGCGGCGGACAGAGCTGTTCCTCAAGGACCAGATCCCGAACACGCTGGCGCTGGGCGCGTACGCGGTGATCGCCGTGGTATCCATCGCCACGGTGCCGCACATCTTCCACCAGCTCAAGTGGTACCACGTGGCGGTGTCGTACGTGATCGCGCCGTGCTGGCCTTCTGCAACGCGTACGGGTGCGGGCTCACGGACTGGTCCTTGGCGACGACGTACGGCAAGCTGGCCCATCTTCACGGTGGGCGCCTGGGCGGGCGCGTCGGACGGCGGCATCATCGCCGGGCTGGCCGCCTGCGGCGTGATGATCGGCATCGTCTCCACGGCGTCGGACCTGACCCAGGACTTCAAGACGGGTTACATGACGCTGGCGTCGCCGCGGTCCATGTTCGTGAGCCAGGTGATTGGCACGGCGATGGGTTGCGTGATCGCGCCGTCGGTGTTCTGGCTCTTCTACAACGCGTTCGGCGACATCGGGATGCCGGGGTCGGAGTACCCTTCCCCGAACGCGCTGGTGTACCGGAACATGGCGATCCTGGGGGTGCAGGGCCTGGGTTCCCTGCCCCGGCACTGCCTGGACCTGTGCATCGCCTTCTTCGCGGCGGCCATCGCCATCAACCTGGCGCGCGACCTCGCGGGGCCCCGGGCGGCGGCGTACATCCCGCTGCCGATGGCCATGGCCATCCCCTTCTACCTCGGCCCCTACTTCGGCATCGACATGTGCATCGGCAGCCTGGTGCGGCTGGTGTGggaccggctggacccggcgcGGGCCAAGGCGTTCGCTCCGCCCGTGGCGTCGGGGCTCATCTGCGGCGACGGGATCTGGACGCTGCCGCAGTCGGTGCTGGCTCTCGCCGGCGTGAAGCCGCCCATCTGCATGAAGTTCCTGACGCGCGCCGCCAACGCCGAGGTGGACGCCTTCCTCCGCGGCAGGAGGCACTGACTGCTGTGACGGACACCAACCAAACGCGCCGTGCGTGCCATCTTCTAGTAGCAAGCagcgtagggaggaggaggaggctcgtGTCTTGTTCGCTTTGGAATCAGAAGATGCTTTCAATGTGGCGTACAGGCGCACACTgctgccggctgctgctgctgcataaatAGCTGCTAGGAAGGGGAGCAGTAAGTACGGGCAGTGCTGAATTTGGGGTGATGAAGTGAAGTGAAGTGAGGTGAGGCAGCTCTGACTGAGGTTCTGAAGCTGTGAAGTGCAAGTGCTCTGCCTGCCCTTTCTGTAGGATGATTCACCTTTCCGGCTAGCTGTGGCTCGCATGAATGGATGGAATATCTCGTATGCCCCGTGGGAGATCTGGTTGGTCCCCTCCCCTCGACCCGGGGCGTCGGGGCAGGAAGGGTCTGGATCTGCACAGCCCAGAGTGGGTCAGGGGCTCAGGGCCAGGCCtctcccgcctccgcccatCATTGCGAATCATGTGATCCATATAACTCGCTTGCTCGCCCTCGCCCATCGCAACGGCCACTGCGCACCCGCGTCgcaggccgccggccggccgcggccagcCTGCATGCGGAGCTCATgcaggccagcagcagcaggtggagtAGATCAGATGCCAATGACCTCCGGGAGCCCGGCTGATCGGGTGCAGACTGCAGAGGCTCGCAGGCACCGCTGCACCAGGCCGGCAGTTCAAATCAACTCGGACAGCGCGGATAGATGGGCGTGATTTCATGGTTTgttgggagggggagggggaatCGCACGGCTTTAAGAATGTGGGGATTATTTTTTAGCCTTTGGGAGGGAGGGATGTGCCAACCAAACCAACCTTTTGCTGCTTTTTCCCTGTCCCTCGTCAGATCTCTTTTCCCCTGCGCGAGCGTGATTTCCACCACCTGCCGTGCCCGtggacagcagcagccagcagaggatgccatgccatgccatgccatgcacTGCCCTGTGCCCTGGGAAGGCCAGGGGGGCTCATGCATCAATGCTGCATGGCTGCGTGCGTTAACtgtgatgctgctgctgcactgGCCCTGGACTGGACGAGTAAAAACTGATCCGGCCAGGGGGCAGCAAACGCCACGGCCAAAAGCACCAGCTTGCCCTTCTGTTTGCTTttgcctctccctccctccctccctctctctgtgTCTGTGCCTTTAACGCGGCGGCGAGTAATTGAACTGTGCCTCATGCTAAAATCTGCAGGTGCTGGAACTGGAAATTACTATGGGGTTTGGCAGGGAGCTCCGGCCGTTTCTGTTCAgcaatgaaaaataaaatattatgttatttttaaaaatggaAGTTTGGTTTCCGGTTGTGTTCTTCTGAACGGACAAGTACGGGCCCGTCAGGTTCAGATTACGGCAACCGCAGATCTAGCGGAGCTGTGGGTGCCgagttttgaattttgaacatgGCGATTGTAAGGCGCAGATGCTGAATTGTGCCCTGCAGGCATGAATTGTGTATGCTGCGTTCTGGAAACAAGTCGTCAGGACGTTTCAGGTATGAGTTCTCGTCGGAGTGCCTGCAGGACAAAATCTGAAGATTGCTTTCAGTGAAACAAAAATCTGAAAATTGCTCCAGCCAAACCTTCCGAAGCGAATTGTGATGTGAATTCTTCATGTGGGACGTCGTCGTGCGGCAATTCCTGACAACGTAAGCTTCTCTGGTGCTCTGAATTCTTCAGGCTAATGTTTCATAACAACCTGTACTGAATTTTTCATAAACAGCAGCACGGCACTGAGCAAATTCAAATTGCCACCCGAAAGAGAATTGCCTCACACCGAATTTAGTTTGGAAAAATTGTAAATTCGCTCAGCAATTGAGACAGCCAAAGCAGAAATAGTGCAAGATCCAGGGAAGGCAGCACCCAAGCAAAGAAATCTGCACTGAATTGCACCTAAACAAGCATCCGAGAAGGCGAAATTCAGAAGGCCAGAACCATCCCATACCTGAATTCCACCAAGTTAAAGCCTCGGCATGACTCTAGCCAACATCACAAGACAATTTGCGCCGCAATTCTCTCCAGGTACGAAGGGAATTCATGCGTGCAAGAAACAAGATCTCCTGAGCAACGAATTCCCTGAATTCTCACTGAATTACCCCCCGGAGACCCACAAAACACCCAAATTCAGAGCAAGGACACACAATTCCCTCGAGCAAGCACACCAATCGACAGAATTCTCCACTAGAGCACAAGAGGCTGCATGGTTTCCATGGGCTTTCTTGAACCATCAACAGGTAGAGCCGACCGAGGCGAGCCCGAGAGCTCGGCAATTCAATTCACGGGGGAAGAGAATTGCTGGGAGTTTGCATCCGTCCGACACGCCCCCCCACGAGTTCACAGTTCAAGAAAGCCTGTGGAAAGCATGCCCGCGCACCTttcttcccttcccttcccttcccttccccgtcCGGCGAGGACGAGGGACACGCAGACCACAATTCTCGCCTCGTCGCCATCGGCTCCACAGCGAGACCGccgaaagagaaagagagggttGAGGGCTATGGAGAGATGGAGAGAGAAACACTGCGAAAGGGGATGCAGCAGAGCCTCAGAGGTGGTTGAGAGcgaggtagagagagagagagagagagagagagagagagagagagagaggtttgCTTTGGAGTGAGAGCAACGGCCCACAGAGGCCGGGGGATATAAATAGCTGGGGGGAAGTAACCAACCGGGCGGGTGGTGTGGCAgagggcagcagcagcggcagcgcccAGAGGCACGGGCCGGTACCGAGCCGTAGCCGGCGGTAGCTCTCCTCTCATGGATGATGGGCAGGACGGGAGGGAGGGCTCAGCTCATGGCGAGCGGACGGAGCCAGGCGGGCAGGAGCCCCACGCGCCCCCTCCTTTTCCGtgcgcctgcctgcctgccagtGCCGGCACCGCAGCGCCGCACCGGGGAAGAATATTTAACCCGACACGTCCCCATCCAGCCATCCCGCTCCCTCCCGCCCGCCATTGATTTGACGATTTGATCTCGTGCTGTTGATGGCCATTTTTTATGCTCGTAAAAAAACGAAAGAAAGCAGGGATACTACTATTTCGTAGAGACAGGGACGAAGGAACTGCAGTGCCAGGCCAGCTGCATCTATCTCCCGATCACATCGCACCCACCTACACTGCTTGTCCGGAGCCCTACGGCTTAGTAGGCGAGGATTCCGGGCACGGTTAGGGCAGGCCGGCCCGGATTAAAATCCCACCCCCCCTGGT
This sequence is a window from Setaria italica strain Yugu1 chromosome III, Setaria_italica_v2.0, whole genome shotgun sequence. Protein-coding genes within it:
- the LOC101780491 gene encoding LOW QUALITY PROTEIN: probable metal-nicotianamine transporter YSL10 (The sequence of the model RefSeq protein was modified relative to this genomic sequence to represent the inferred CDS: inserted 1 base in 1 codon; deleted 1 base in 1 codon) — encoded protein: MARRREEVDDDEDEASESVERVFEGRVVPGWREQLTVRALAVSALLGAMFSVIVMKLNLTTGIIPSLNVSAGLLGFFLLSSWTKLLDKAGVASVRPFTRQENTVVQTCVVACSGIAFSGGFGSYMFGMSERISEQSGETLDEHNIKNPALGWMIGFLFIVSFLGLFSVVPLRKIMIIDYKLIYPSGTATAHLINSFHTPQGAKLAKRQVRTLGKFFAGSFTWGFFQWFYTAGEGCGFMSFPTLGLEAYRQKFFFDFSATYVGVGMICPYIVNVSVLLGGVVSWGIMWPLIEQKKGDWYPADLKPSSLRGIVGYRVFVSIALILGDGLYNFLKVMTKTVSALVVQVRGMMSEPTLPISGGGDASFPTPEETFDDKRRTELFLKDQIPNTLALGAYAVIAVVSIATVPHIFHQLKWYHVAVSYVIAPXLAFCNAYGCGLTDWSLATTYGKLAIFTVGAWAGASDGGIIAGLAACGVMIGIVSTASDLTQDFKTGYMTLASPRSMFVSQVIGTAMGCVIAPSVFWLFYNAFGDIGMPGSEYPSPNALVYRNMAILGVQGLGSLPRHCLDLCIAFFAAAIAINLARDLAGPRAAAYIPLPMAMAIPFYLGPYFGIDMCIGSLVRLVWDRLDPARAKAFAPPVASGLICGDGIWTLPQSVLALAGVKPPICMKFLTRAANAEVDAFLRGRRH